The proteins below are encoded in one region of Amycolatopsis acidiphila:
- a CDS encoding class I SAM-dependent RNA methyltransferase — MNWVGRTFEAEVGPVAHGGHCVSRVEGRVVFVRHALPGEVVLVEVTEDKGGSYCRADAVRVLEAAEERVEPPCPLAAPGLCGGCDWQHATPEFQRELKARVVAEQLSRLAGIEWPVEVEALPGGPLDWRSRVRLVAGRDGRAGLRAHRSHQVVALDDCPIAVPGALDPVLARRWRPGTELEVTSDGDGRTHLRELSVVRGKRRAKQLSGGIAVQHAAGRDWKLDAHGFWQVHPAAADTLAAVVGEWAKAPQDALVWDLYSGAGLFASVLASQVGPRGEVVAVESGRRAVADGEAALADLPQVRWRGGRAEQVLPGLPGRPEVVVLDPPRSGAGREVVESIVERAPARVVYVACDPAALARDLATFAGSGYRLAELRAFDAFPMTHHVECVALVVPENVGGSGHDADRGRT, encoded by the coding sequence TTGAACTGGGTTGGCCGCACGTTCGAGGCCGAGGTCGGCCCGGTCGCGCACGGCGGGCACTGCGTGTCCCGCGTGGAGGGTCGCGTGGTGTTCGTCCGGCACGCGCTGCCCGGCGAGGTCGTGCTCGTCGAGGTCACCGAGGACAAGGGCGGCTCGTATTGCCGCGCCGACGCGGTGCGGGTGCTCGAGGCGGCGGAGGAACGGGTCGAGCCGCCGTGCCCGCTCGCCGCGCCCGGGCTGTGCGGCGGCTGCGACTGGCAGCACGCGACGCCGGAGTTCCAGCGCGAGCTCAAGGCGCGGGTGGTCGCCGAACAGCTTTCGCGGCTCGCGGGCATCGAATGGCCGGTCGAGGTCGAGGCGTTGCCCGGCGGTCCGCTGGACTGGCGCAGCCGGGTCCGGCTCGTCGCGGGCCGGGACGGCCGCGCGGGCCTGCGGGCGCACCGCAGCCACCAGGTGGTGGCGCTGGACGACTGCCCGATCGCGGTACCGGGCGCGCTGGATCCCGTGCTGGCGCGGCGCTGGCGGCCGGGCACGGAGCTCGAGGTGACCAGTGACGGCGACGGGCGGACGCATCTGCGGGAGCTGAGCGTGGTGCGGGGCAAGCGCCGCGCCAAGCAGCTCAGCGGCGGAATCGCGGTGCAGCACGCGGCAGGCCGCGACTGGAAGCTCGACGCGCACGGGTTCTGGCAGGTGCACCCGGCCGCGGCGGACACGCTGGCCGCCGTCGTCGGCGAGTGGGCCAAGGCGCCGCAGGACGCGCTGGTCTGGGACCTCTATTCCGGGGCCGGGCTGTTCGCGTCGGTGCTGGCGTCGCAGGTCGGTCCCCGCGGTGAGGTCGTGGCGGTCGAGTCCGGGCGGCGGGCGGTCGCCGACGGCGAGGCCGCGCTGGCCGACCTGCCGCAGGTGCGCTGGCGGGGCGGGCGGGCGGAGCAGGTGCTGCCCGGACTGCCCGGGCGGCCCGAGGTGGTCGTGCTGGACCCGCCGCGTTCCGGCGCGGGGCGCGAGGTTGTCGAGTCCATTGTGGAGCGTGCGCCCGCGCGGGTCGTGTACGTGGCGTGTGACCCGGCGGCGCTGGCACGGGACCTCGCCACGTTCGCCGGATCGGGTTACCGGCTCGCGGAGCTGCGGGCGTTCGACGCGTTCCCGATGACGCATCACGTGGAGTGCGTGGCTCTCGTCGTGCCGGAAAATGTCGGTGGGTCGGGGCATGATGCCGACCGTGGACGAACTTGA
- a CDS encoding APC family permease produces the protein MPKFATVAKRLLLGRPFRSDRLSHTLLPKRIALPIFASDALSSVAYAPEEIFLTLSVAGLSAYTLAPWIGVAVALVMLVVVASYRQNVHAYPSGGGDYEVATTNLGRKFGLTVASALLVDYVLTVAVSTSSGVANIGSAIPFIAEHKVLFSVLIVCTLTALNLRGVRESGKAFAIPTYGFIAGILLMVLWGLFEAVRGTPLHAESSGFQLHEESSLTGFAFVFLILRSFSSGAAALTGVEAISNGVPAFRKPKSKNAATTLLMMGVLAVTMLIGIIALAIITGVKFADEPQRQLIGAPAGYQQKTIVTQIAQAVFQNFPPGFYYISFVTGIILLLAANTAFNGFPVLGSILAQDRFLPRQLHTRGDRLAFSNGILFLAAFALVLIIAFDAEVTRLIQLYIVGVFVSFTVSQAGMIRHWNRLLSREKDPAVRRRMRRSQTVNAIGLICTGTVLVIVLITKFLLGAWIAIAAMVAIFLLMSAIRRHYDRVSTELAEVDGYQPTVLPSRNHAIVLVSKLHLPTLRALSYAKAVRPDVLEAVTVNVDDDETRKLTAEWEKRGFKVPLKVLESPYREITKPVVDYVKRVRGDNPRNVVTVFIPEYVVGRWWEQLLHNQSALRLKGRLLFQPGVIVASVPWQLASSEAAVRRLTRARPAAGDVRRGLYQTAERKDKDNVR, from the coding sequence GTGCCGAAGTTTGCGACCGTGGCCAAAAGGCTGCTCCTTGGCCGTCCGTTCCGCAGCGACCGGCTGTCCCACACCCTGCTGCCCAAGCGCATCGCGCTGCCCATCTTCGCCTCGGATGCCCTCTCCAGCGTGGCGTACGCGCCCGAGGAGATCTTCCTGACGCTGAGCGTGGCGGGGCTGTCCGCGTACACGCTGGCGCCGTGGATCGGGGTCGCGGTCGCGCTGGTCATGCTCGTCGTGGTCGCCTCCTACCGGCAGAACGTGCACGCCTATCCCAGCGGCGGCGGTGACTACGAGGTCGCGACCACCAACCTCGGCCGCAAGTTCGGCCTGACCGTCGCCAGCGCGCTGCTGGTGGACTACGTGCTCACCGTGGCGGTGTCGACGTCCTCGGGCGTGGCGAACATCGGCTCGGCCATCCCGTTCATCGCCGAGCACAAGGTCCTCTTCTCGGTGCTGATCGTGTGCACCCTCACCGCGCTGAACCTGCGGGGCGTCCGCGAGTCCGGAAAAGCCTTCGCGATTCCGACATACGGCTTCATCGCGGGCATTCTGCTCATGGTGCTGTGGGGCCTGTTCGAGGCGGTGCGCGGCACGCCGCTGCACGCCGAGAGCTCCGGGTTCCAGCTGCACGAGGAGTCCTCGCTCACCGGGTTCGCCTTCGTCTTCCTGATCCTGCGCTCGTTCTCCTCCGGCGCCGCGGCGCTGACCGGCGTCGAGGCGATCAGCAACGGCGTCCCGGCCTTCCGCAAGCCGAAGTCGAAGAACGCCGCCACCACGCTGCTGATGATGGGCGTGCTCGCGGTGACCATGCTGATCGGCATCATCGCGCTGGCGATCATCACCGGCGTCAAGTTCGCCGACGAGCCCCAGCGCCAGCTCATCGGCGCACCCGCGGGGTACCAGCAGAAGACCATCGTCACGCAGATCGCGCAGGCGGTGTTCCAGAACTTCCCGCCGGGCTTCTACTACATCTCCTTCGTCACCGGGATCATCCTGCTGTTGGCGGCGAACACCGCGTTCAACGGCTTCCCGGTGCTGGGCTCGATCCTCGCGCAGGACCGTTTCCTGCCGCGGCAGCTGCACACCCGCGGCGACCGGCTCGCGTTCTCCAACGGCATCCTGTTCCTCGCGGCCTTCGCACTGGTGCTGATCATCGCGTTCGACGCCGAGGTGACCCGGCTGATCCAGCTCTACATCGTGGGCGTGTTCGTGTCGTTCACCGTCAGCCAGGCGGGCATGATCCGGCACTGGAACCGGCTGCTGTCGCGGGAGAAGGACCCCGCGGTGCGGCGCCGGATGCGCCGCTCGCAGACGGTCAACGCGATCGGCCTGATCTGCACCGGCACGGTGCTGGTGATCGTGCTGATCACCAAGTTCCTACTCGGCGCCTGGATCGCGATCGCCGCGATGGTGGCGATCTTCCTGCTGATGAGCGCGATCCGGCGGCACTACGACCGGGTCTCGACCGAGCTGGCCGAAGTGGACGGTTACCAGCCGACGGTGCTGCCCTCGCGCAACCACGCGATCGTGCTGGTGTCGAAGCTGCACCTGCCGACGCTGCGGGCGCTGTCCTACGCCAAGGCGGTGCGCCCCGACGTGCTCGAAGCGGTGACCGTCAACGTCGACGACGACGAGACCCGCAAGCTGACCGCGGAGTGGGAGAAGCGCGGGTTCAAGGTGCCGTTGAAGGTGCTGGAGTCGCCGTACCGCGAGATCACCAAGCCCGTCGTGGACTACGTGAAGCGGGTGCGCGGGGACAATCCACGCAACGTGGTCACCGTGTTCATCCCCGAGTACGTGGTCGGCCGGTGGTGGGAGCAGTTGCTGCACAACCAGAGCGCGCTGCGGCTCAAGGGCAGGCTGCTGTTCCAGCCGGGCGTGATCGTGGCGAGCGTGCCGTGGCAGCTGGCGTCGTCGGAAGCCGCCGTGCGCCGGCTGACGCGTGCCCGGCCGGCTGCCGGTGACGTGCGGCGTGGTCTGTACCAGACGGCGGAACGCAAGGACAAGGACAACGTGCGTTGA
- a CDS encoding potassium channel family protein, which translates to MHVVIMGCGRVGASLAAALERLGHEVAVIDKAQDAFRRLGSEFHGRQIVGVGFDREVLIEAGIENAGAFAAVSSGDNSNIISARVARETFGVEHVVARIYDPKRAAVYERLGIPTVATVPWTTDRFLRTLLPDGVGSAWRDPTGNVAVLQLPLHEGWVGRSVHELQEATATRVAFIMRFGTPVLPDSKTVLQADDLVYVAARSGTVGDASSVAARAPEEES; encoded by the coding sequence GTGCACGTGGTGATCATGGGATGCGGCCGGGTGGGCGCGTCCCTGGCCGCGGCGCTGGAGCGCCTAGGTCACGAGGTCGCGGTGATCGACAAGGCGCAGGACGCGTTCCGGCGACTGGGCAGCGAGTTCCACGGCAGGCAGATCGTCGGGGTCGGGTTCGACCGCGAGGTGCTGATCGAAGCCGGCATCGAGAACGCGGGCGCCTTCGCGGCGGTCTCCAGCGGCGACAACTCCAACATCATCTCCGCCCGGGTGGCGCGCGAGACGTTCGGCGTCGAGCACGTCGTGGCCCGTATCTACGACCCCAAGCGGGCCGCGGTCTACGAACGTCTCGGCATCCCGACGGTCGCCACCGTCCCGTGGACCACCGACCGTTTCCTGCGTACGCTGCTGCCTGACGGCGTGGGGTCGGCGTGGCGGGACCCGACGGGCAACGTGGCCGTGCTCCAGCTGCCCCTGCACGAGGGCTGGGTCGGGCGCAGCGTCCACGAGCTGCAGGAGGCCACCGCCACGCGGGTGGCGTTCATCATGCGGTTCGGCACCCCGGTGCTGCCGGACTCCAAGACGGTGCTGCAGGCCGACGACCTCGTCTACGTGGCCGCGCGTTCGGGGACGGTCGGGGACGCCAGCAGCGTTGCCGCCAGGGCCCCTGAGGAGGAGAGCTGA
- a CDS encoding potassium channel family protein, with the protein MRVAIAGAGAVGRSIAHELIDGGHQVMLIERQANQFEPETVEQADWVLGDACEVSTLEESGVERCDVVIAATGDDKVNVVVSLLAKTEFAVRRVVARVNNPANEWLFTDAWGVDVAVSTPRMLAAMVEEAVSVGDLVRLMTFRQGQANLVELTLPAETPLAGKPVSEIALPRDSTLVTILRGERVIVPQPEDPLEPGDELLFVANAEVEGDVRKALGY; encoded by the coding sequence ATGCGGGTCGCGATCGCCGGGGCGGGTGCCGTGGGGCGCTCGATCGCCCACGAGCTCATCGACGGTGGCCACCAGGTCATGTTGATCGAACGGCAGGCCAACCAGTTCGAGCCCGAGACCGTCGAGCAGGCCGACTGGGTGCTCGGCGACGCGTGCGAGGTCTCGACGCTGGAGGAGTCCGGGGTCGAGCGCTGTGACGTGGTGATCGCGGCGACCGGGGACGACAAGGTCAACGTCGTGGTCTCGTTGCTGGCGAAGACGGAGTTCGCGGTGCGGCGCGTCGTGGCGCGGGTGAACAATCCCGCGAACGAGTGGCTGTTCACCGACGCGTGGGGCGTGGACGTGGCCGTCTCGACGCCGCGGATGCTCGCCGCGATGGTCGAGGAGGCCGTGAGCGTCGGTGACCTCGTCCGGCTGATGACGTTCCGCCAGGGGCAGGCGAACCTGGTGGAGCTGACCCTGCCCGCGGAGACCCCGCTGGCAGGCAAGCCGGTGAGCGAGATCGCGCTGCCGCGGGACTCCACGCTGGTGACGATCCTGCGCGGGGAACGGGTGATCGTGCCGCAGCCGGAGGACCCGCTGGAGCCCGGCGACGAGCTGCTGTTCGTGGCGAACGCCGAAGTCGAGGGCGACGTCCGCAAGGCGCTGGGCTACTAG
- a CDS encoding DUF3159 domain-containing protein gives MTEPAGIDEKTTQEERRPTALEQMGGVSGLIYSSVPIAVFIVCNALFGLQAGIWSALGSAVVILVVRLVRKEPVQPAISGLFGVAIAAFIAYRTGSAKGFFLFGIWTSLVYGSVFVLSILVRWPLVGVIWNAVNGTGTDWRRDKPSRLGYDLATLALAAVFAARFVVQRWLYDSDHTGWLAFAKIAMGYPLYALALLVVVWAVRRSDKRLKTLREARAAEEADTEAALRLKYDRRPNEA, from the coding sequence GTGACTGAACCCGCCGGCATCGACGAGAAGACCACCCAGGAAGAGCGCAGGCCTACCGCGCTCGAGCAGATGGGCGGAGTTTCCGGCCTGATCTACTCGTCGGTGCCGATCGCGGTGTTCATCGTGTGCAACGCCCTGTTCGGGCTGCAGGCCGGGATCTGGAGCGCGCTGGGGAGCGCCGTGGTGATCCTGGTCGTGCGGCTCGTGCGCAAGGAGCCGGTCCAGCCGGCGATCTCGGGTCTGTTCGGCGTCGCCATCGCCGCCTTCATCGCCTACCGCACCGGGTCCGCCAAGGGCTTCTTCCTGTTCGGCATCTGGACGAGCCTCGTCTACGGGTCCGTGTTCGTGCTGTCCATCCTGGTCCGCTGGCCGCTGGTCGGCGTCATCTGGAACGCGGTCAACGGCACCGGCACCGACTGGCGCCGCGACAAGCCGTCGCGCCTCGGCTACGACCTGGCGACGCTGGCGCTGGCGGCCGTGTTCGCCGCCCGGTTCGTCGTCCAGCGCTGGCTCTACGACTCCGACCACACCGGCTGGCTGGCCTTCGCGAAGATCGCGATGGGCTACCCGCTGTACGCGCTGGCGCTGCTGGTGGTCGTGTGGGCGGTGCGCCGCTCCGACAAGCGCCTCAAGACGCTGCGGGAGGCCCGGGCCGCCGAGGAGGCGGACACCGAGGCCGCCCTCCGCCTCAAGTACGACCGGCGCCCGAACGAGGCCTAG
- a CDS encoding OB-fold nucleic acid binding domain-containing protein, with protein MSAKDGGYFSRLVRKLTTDVEELDADDLSEKSEAVGAQRACDCRSGDEVTVLGRLRSVELCPEDKAATLRAELFDGTEGVTLVWLGRRRIPGIEPGRTIKVRGRMAERDGQKVLYNPFYELQTTS; from the coding sequence ATGTCCGCCAAAGACGGCGGCTATTTCAGCCGGTTGGTTCGCAAGTTGACCACCGACGTCGAGGAGCTCGACGCCGACGATCTCTCTGAAAAGTCCGAGGCAGTCGGGGCACAGCGTGCCTGTGACTGCCGCTCGGGTGACGAGGTGACGGTGCTGGGCAGACTGCGCAGCGTGGAGCTCTGCCCGGAGGACAAGGCCGCCACCCTACGGGCTGAGTTGTTCGACGGAACTGAAGGCGTGACGCTAGTCTGGCTCGGACGGCGCCGGATCCCGGGCATCGAGCCGGGGAGGACGATCAAGGTGCGCGGCCGGATGGCCGAGCGCGACGGCCAGAAGGTGCTGTACAACCCGTTCTACGAACTGCAGACGACCTCCTGA
- a CDS encoding alpha/beta fold hydrolase — MTSAIPGTRAVLLPGTGSDEVFVRSVFAGPLAAIGLGTVTPRPPAGEKLAVGFLTTLDELAVAGPLLVGGISFGAHLAAEWAVRNPGRCTGLLLALPAWHGEPGEAPASLAAKASADLVEREGLETALRLSVAGVAPWLADELTRAWRRHGDGLAAGLRVAAGHPAPGLEELRELDIPTGIAGCTDDPVHPVAVARTWAAAMPRAEVAETTLTALGADRESLGRAAVSAWLSAAQARPSPTRDGRNGQAC, encoded by the coding sequence GTGACGTCCGCTATCCCGGGGACCCGGGCCGTGCTGCTGCCCGGCACGGGCTCGGACGAGGTCTTCGTCCGGTCCGTTTTCGCAGGTCCGCTGGCCGCGATCGGCCTCGGGACGGTGACGCCGCGCCCGCCGGCGGGTGAAAAACTCGCCGTGGGCTTCCTCACCACGCTCGACGAGCTGGCCGTCGCGGGCCCCCTGCTCGTCGGCGGCATCTCCTTCGGCGCCCATCTCGCGGCGGAATGGGCGGTGCGCAACCCCGGCCGGTGCACGGGACTGCTGCTCGCGCTGCCTGCCTGGCACGGCGAGCCGGGCGAGGCCCCGGCCTCGCTCGCGGCGAAGGCCTCCGCGGACCTGGTGGAGCGGGAAGGCCTCGAAACGGCGTTACGGCTTTCCGTGGCGGGCGTCGCGCCGTGGCTCGCGGACGAGCTGACCCGGGCGTGGCGACGGCACGGGGACGGCCTCGCGGCCGGGCTGCGCGTGGCGGCCGGTCATCCGGCGCCGGGCCTGGAAGAACTGCGTGAACTGGACATTCCCACCGGTATCGCCGGCTGTACGGACGATCCCGTGCATCCCGTCGCGGTGGCCCGGACCTGGGCCGCCGCGATGCCGCGTGCGGAGGTCGCAGAGACCACGCTGACGGCCCTGGGCGCCGACCGCGAGTCCTTGGGCCGGGCCGCGGTCAGCGCCTGGCTCAGCGCGGCTCAGGCCCGCCCGTCGCCCACCCGCGACGGACGCAACGGTCAGGCCTGCTGA
- a CDS encoding DUF3710 domain-containing protein gives MGIFGRKRRPAEPEQRRGRHAAPEPEDLGEDYEDPQPVFTDGPFDVADAPEDEIPRIDLGSVRVPVPDGSQVQVEMDPAAGGVRAVHVVTPQGQITVSAYAAPRSGGLWEEVGEELTEQLRKDGARVQPGQGEWGFELSALIGDVALRFVGVDGPRWMLRGVIAGPQSLAAEAPGVLRDIVRDTIVVRGDSPMPVRSPLPITLPDAVAQHVAEQQAQQA, from the coding sequence GTGGGCATTTTCGGACGCAAGCGGCGGCCGGCGGAACCGGAGCAGCGGCGTGGACGGCACGCCGCGCCGGAGCCGGAGGACCTCGGCGAGGACTACGAGGACCCGCAGCCGGTCTTCACCGACGGCCCGTTCGACGTCGCGGACGCGCCCGAGGACGAGATCCCGCGGATCGACCTCGGCTCGGTGCGGGTGCCGGTGCCCGACGGCTCGCAGGTCCAGGTGGAGATGGACCCGGCGGCTGGCGGGGTGCGCGCGGTGCACGTGGTCACCCCGCAGGGCCAGATCACGGTGAGCGCCTACGCCGCGCCGCGCTCGGGCGGGCTGTGGGAAGAGGTCGGCGAGGAGCTGACCGAGCAGCTGCGCAAGGACGGCGCGCGGGTGCAGCCCGGCCAGGGCGAGTGGGGCTTCGAGCTGTCCGCGCTGATCGGCGACGTCGCGCTGCGGTTCGTCGGCGTCGACGGGCCGCGCTGGATGCTGCGCGGGGTCATCGCGGGCCCGCAGTCGCTGGCCGCCGAGGCGCCCGGGGTGCTGCGTGACATCGTCCGCGACACGATCGTCGTCCGCGGGGACTCGCCGATGCCGGTGCGCTCGCCGCTGCCCATCACGCTGCCCGACGCCGTCGCCCAGCACGTCGCGGAGCAGCAGGCTCAGCAGGCCTGA
- the dut gene encoding dUTP diphosphatase, producing the protein MSTVQVLLTRLDPGVPLPSYARPGDAGADLVTTEDVVLRPGERVVVGTGIAIALPVGYAGFVHPRSGLAARAGLSVVNTPGTIDAGYRGEIRVCLINHDPRAAITLARGDRIAQLVVQRVETAEFVEVAELAASERGAGGYGSTGGHATLDGVTGEGARK; encoded by the coding sequence GTGTCCACCGTGCAGGTCCTGCTCACCCGGCTCGATCCGGGAGTGCCCCTCCCCAGCTACGCGCGGCCCGGCGATGCCGGGGCCGATCTCGTGACCACCGAGGACGTCGTGCTCCGGCCCGGCGAACGGGTGGTCGTGGGTACCGGCATCGCGATCGCGCTGCCCGTCGGCTACGCCGGTTTCGTGCATCCCCGGTCGGGGCTCGCGGCGCGCGCCGGGCTCTCGGTGGTCAACACGCCGGGCACGATCGACGCGGGTTACCGGGGCGAGATCCGGGTCTGCCTGATCAACCACGACCCGCGCGCGGCGATCACGCTGGCGCGCGGCGACCGGATCGCGCAGCTGGTGGTGCAGCGGGTGGAGACCGCCGAGTTCGTGGAGGTCGCCGAGCTGGCCGCCTCCGAGCGGGGGGCCGGTGGTTACGGATCGACCGGTGGGCATGCCACGCTGGACGGCGTGACTGGGGAAGGAGCGAGGAAGTAG
- a CDS encoding DUF3093 domain-containing protein, with translation MGDSASAAGARVDRTGQTDRKRHSERLYLAWWGWPLPLIAAGLLAAEIHMGYPGVRAWLPYLILIPLMAGWLLLLGRSKVEITGEELLVGNARLPLRFVGEVEVIAKDRKRKALGPELDPAAFVLHRGWVGPIVRVRLTDPDDPTPYWVFSTRKPAAVAELLRQQ, from the coding sequence GTGGGTGACAGCGCAAGCGCGGCCGGTGCACGAGTGGACCGCACCGGGCAGACAGATCGGAAACGGCACAGCGAACGGCTCTACCTGGCGTGGTGGGGCTGGCCGCTGCCGCTCATCGCGGCGGGCCTGCTGGCCGCGGAGATTCACATGGGCTACCCGGGAGTCCGGGCGTGGCTGCCCTATCTGATCCTGATCCCGCTGATGGCAGGCTGGCTGTTGCTGCTCGGGCGGTCGAAGGTGGAGATCACCGGGGAGGAGCTGCTGGTCGGCAACGCTCGGCTGCCGTTGCGGTTCGTCGGCGAGGTCGAGGTCATCGCCAAGGACCGCAAGCGCAAGGCGCTGGGGCCCGAGCTCGACCCGGCGGCGTTCGTGCTGCACCGCGGCTGGGTCGGCCCGATCGTCCGGGTCCGGTTGACCGATCCCGACGATCCCACGCCCTACTGGGTCTTCAGTACCCGTAAGCCGGCGGCAGTGGCCGAGCTATTGCGTCAGCAGTAG
- a CDS encoding DUF4193 domain-containing protein codes for MATDYDAPRRSEADELAEDSLEELKARRNENQSGVVDVDEDATAENFELPGADLSGLSGEDLTVKVVPKQADEFTCSVCFLVHHRSRLAEEHNGQMICRDCA; via the coding sequence ATGGCGACCGACTACGACGCTCCGCGCCGCAGCGAAGCCGACGAGCTGGCCGAAGACTCGTTGGAGGAGCTGAAGGCACGGCGCAACGAAAACCAGTCCGGCGTCGTCGACGTCGACGAGGACGCGACCGCGGAGAACTTCGAACTTCCGGGCGCGGACCTCTCGGGGCTTTCGGGTGAGGACCTGACCGTCAAGGTGGTGCCGAAGCAGGCCGACGAGTTCACCTGCTCGGTGTGCTTCCTGGTGCACCACCGCAGCCGGCTGGCCGAGGAACACAACGGCCAGATGATCTGCCGCGACTGTGCGTGA
- the cei gene encoding envelope integrity protein Cei, translating into MASGIGFGNRGKRGYRKHRPLPALIFIAVLGLVAMVVWVRAITTKADLDEVLRCTPPPTPAEGLTFTSLTHTALDDTAPLPPDKVAAQVLNASQARGQGAITTETLRDLGFTQIAEPANDPSYPQQQAKCHGQLRFGDNGRAAARTLSLVVPCVELVKDTRADASVDLSIGDAFGDVQPTQQARQILQQLRTWSAQHPDGGNEQSAATGPVLDPALLAAARDVSC; encoded by the coding sequence GTGGCGTCGGGGATCGGTTTCGGCAACCGCGGAAAGCGGGGCTACCGCAAACACCGTCCGCTTCCCGCACTCATCTTCATCGCGGTGCTGGGGCTCGTCGCGATGGTCGTCTGGGTCCGCGCGATCACGACCAAGGCCGACCTCGACGAGGTGCTGCGGTGCACGCCGCCGCCGACCCCGGCCGAGGGGCTGACTTTCACCAGCCTCACCCACACCGCGCTCGACGACACCGCACCCCTGCCGCCGGACAAGGTCGCGGCCCAGGTGCTCAACGCGAGCCAGGCGCGCGGCCAGGGCGCGATCACCACCGAGACCCTGCGCGATCTGGGCTTCACCCAGATCGCCGAGCCGGCCAACGACCCGTCCTACCCCCAGCAGCAGGCCAAGTGCCACGGGCAGCTGCGGTTCGGGGACAACGGCCGGGCCGCGGCCCGCACGCTCAGCCTCGTCGTGCCGTGCGTCGAGCTGGTCAAGGACACCCGCGCGGACGCGTCGGTGGACCTGTCGATCGGCGACGCGTTCGGCGACGTGCAGCCCACCCAGCAGGCCCGCCAGATCCTCCAGCAGCTGCGGACGTGGTCTGCGCAGCACCCCGACGGCGGCAACGAGCAGTCCGCCGCGACGGGCCCGGTCCTCGACCCGGCGCTGCTCGCGGCCGCCCGCGACGTCTCCTGCTAG
- a CDS encoding inositol monophosphatase family protein: MGVFESEPTQLQAIAVRVAEEAADLVRQAREAMLTGEPVQVDTKSTETDVVTAVDRASERLIRRRLAELRPGDGVLGEEEGGPAGGDGVTWVVDPIDGTVNFLYGLPGFAVSVAAQVDGASVAGAVVEPASGRCWTAVRGQGAWLDGRRLHVSAPPRLDLTLVGTGFSYDPARRARQAKVVAELVPRVRDIRRAGAASLDLCAVAAGWLDAYAEHGLHRWDWAAGALIAAEAGALVTLPGEDPELGEDVTFAAAPSIAEPLRALLIELGLPEA, translated from the coding sequence GTGGGAGTCTTCGAGTCCGAACCGACACAGCTGCAAGCCATCGCCGTCCGAGTGGCCGAAGAGGCGGCCGACCTGGTGCGCCAAGCCCGTGAGGCCATGTTGACAGGCGAGCCGGTGCAGGTCGACACCAAGTCCACCGAGACCGACGTGGTGACCGCCGTCGACCGCGCCTCGGAACGGCTGATCCGCCGGCGGCTGGCCGAGCTGCGTCCCGGCGACGGCGTCCTCGGCGAGGAGGAGGGCGGGCCCGCGGGCGGCGACGGTGTGACGTGGGTGGTCGACCCGATCGATGGGACGGTCAACTTCCTTTACGGGCTACCGGGTTTCGCCGTCTCGGTGGCCGCGCAGGTCGATGGTGCCTCGGTCGCCGGCGCGGTGGTTGAGCCCGCGAGCGGGCGCTGCTGGACGGCCGTTCGCGGGCAGGGCGCCTGGCTCGACGGGCGGCGGCTGCACGTCTCCGCGCCGCCGCGGCTGGACCTGACCCTGGTCGGCACCGGGTTCTCCTACGACCCCGCGCGCCGCGCGCGGCAGGCGAAGGTGGTCGCGGAGCTGGTGCCGCGGGTGCGGGACATCAGGCGGGCGGGTGCGGCGTCGCTGGACCTGTGCGCGGTCGCGGCGGGCTGGCTGGACGCCTACGCCGAGCACGGGCTGCACCGGTGGGACTGGGCCGCGGGCGCGCTGATCGCCGCCGAGGCGGGCGCGCTGGTGACCCTGCCGGGTGAGGATCCCGAGCTGGGCGAGGACGTGACCTTCGCCGCCGCGCCGTCGATCGCCGAGCCGCTGCGGGCGCTGCTGATCGAGCTGGGGTTGCCGGAGGCCTGA